The following is a genomic window from Nitrospira sp..
GCACCATGATTTCCGGCACTTACTACGAAAAGAATCCCAAACTGGTACGAAAGTCGATCGAGCAGTCTCGCCCAAGCGGACATCTGTCCGTGAAACGGCTTTCGAGCATTGCCGAGTGAAAGGTTTATGATCATTACGCCCGGAGCCGAAGGCTCATTCCCCTGACGCATTGCTAAAATAGCCTGATAAATCATATCAATGATAAGACGACCCGAAGGGAATCTGTCCTCTGCTCCGAGAACGGGAACCATATGGATTCGCCGACCAATTTTCTGCTCATTCTTGTTGCGGTCACCCCATACAATCAGCGATGCCATGGCCGTACCATGGCGACGATCAGCGACCAGTGCAGAAAGCTCTAAGTCAAATTGGTCTTCAACAACTAATGCCCCCTGTAAGAGGGGATGCTGTGCAACGGGAACTCCATCAAGCAAAGCAAGAATTGGTGCACGGTCAATACCTACTGACGGCTGCACTTCCGCGGGTTCGGTTTCGGAGACATCTATTGAAGTAGCGACACTTTGAGGCCTTATGTGCATTACTGGATCAAGGCCTGCAATGCTTGCTGGAGACATTTCAATAATGGCTCTTACCGCTACGATAGGAAGCTCAACCAATACAGCGTGATACCCAATATCATCTATTCTGCAGCGACTAATTATATTTCCACTAGCATCAGCGATTGCCCTGCTAAGCTCCACCTCTGCTACCATTCCTCGTGAGAGATTAGCTCGAAAAACAAGCTCTATTTCAATTCGAATACGTTCATGGTCCAGCTTACCAGCGATTTCATCAGCGATAATTGCACGTTCCTCGGCTATCACCCGGTCTTGTGGGCCCCATGGACGAATGGCTCTGAGGGTGGAGAAGACCTCGCGCCAGGGCGCAAACCCTGATCCCAAGGTTTGGCCACTCGTCCAACGTTGCCATAGTGCGGATATGCTATTCAGCGCTTGAGCGTTAGG
Proteins encoded in this region:
- a CDS encoding hypothetical protein (Evidence 5 : Unknown function; MaGe:77309831) encodes the protein MRPYVHYWIKACNACWRHFNNGSYRYDRKLNQYSVIPNIIYSAATNYISTSISDCPAKLHLCYHSS